TGGTCGTGAGTTTCGTGATGAGGATGGTGATGTGGCTGGTGGGTATGTGGTTTGAGTGAAGGGGATGAGCTTTTTCCTGTTGGGTTTGTGAAGAATTTCTATTTTTGTCAGCAGATTCCCTACATCAATCTTGTGTTGCATGTTTTTGAGCCTGAGACGGAGAGTATGGTTTATGGCCGGGAGCGTCATCTGCGTTTTCATGCGCAGTATCTCCCGCGTGGGATTAGGGTGGTTAGGGTTGAGACGGATGTTTGGCTTGTTGGGCGTAGGCTTGGGTTGTCGGGTGTTTTGGATGCTTTGGTTCACGCTGTTTTTGGGGAGCTTGTTCCATGTGAGCTGAAGGTTTCGGCCCTCGGTAGAGGCGGTGCGCCGTTGAAGGACTTGGTTCAGCTGACGGCTTACGCGATGCTGGTGGAGGAGGTTTATG
The sequence above is drawn from the Candidatus Caldarchaeum subterraneum genome and encodes:
- a CDS encoding CRISPR-associated protein Cas4 encodes the protein MSEGDELFPVGFVKNFYFCQQIPYINLVLHVFEPETESMVYGRERHLRFHAQYLPRGIRVVRVETDVWLVGRRLGLSGVLDALVHAVFGELVPCELKVSALGRGGAPLKDLVQLTAYAMLVEEVYGKTVKRGVLYYADDGGKHVVYFRDSLRGLVRRAVEAMRRMVETEEPPAARSLDKCAGCWYSRVCWGGPSYEHL